The following are encoded together in the Candidatus Binatia bacterium genome:
- a CDS encoding FkbM family methyltransferase, protein MIRQAGRAIVGTRWEAPAKRLYAAITGNKSHLYDAQTIAIMRRVLTPAANAIDAGAFEGGMLRHLCRLAPRGRHLAFEPNPEKFRKLEAAFPDVRVLPYALGDRPGEVPFHRAIAHPALSGLRPRPKYWGGEPTEEIRVPMETLDRVVPRELPIGFVKIDVEGGELGLLQGGVELLRRWRPVIVFESGIGGADYFEARPEAIYDLLADAIGLKVSLLGDWLEGKGPLSRGGFTDQFDEGRNYYFVAGP, encoded by the coding sequence ATGATCCGACAAGCCGGCCGCGCGATCGTCGGGACCCGGTGGGAGGCGCCCGCCAAGCGGCTGTACGCCGCGATCACCGGAAACAAGAGCCATCTCTACGACGCGCAGACGATCGCGATCATGCGGCGCGTCCTCACGCCCGCCGCCAACGCGATCGACGCCGGGGCGTTCGAGGGGGGCATGCTGCGGCACCTCTGCCGGCTCGCGCCGCGTGGCCGCCATCTCGCGTTCGAGCCCAATCCCGAAAAATTCCGGAAGCTCGAGGCGGCCTTTCCCGATGTCCGTGTGCTCCCCTATGCCCTGGGCGATCGGCCGGGAGAGGTCCCGTTCCATCGCGCGATCGCCCATCCCGCCCTGAGCGGTTTGCGGCCTCGTCCGAAGTACTGGGGGGGAGAGCCCACCGAGGAGATCCGTGTTCCCATGGAGACGCTGGACCGCGTCGTGCCGCGCGAGCTTCCCATCGGCTTCGTGAAGATCGACGTGGAAGGGGGGGAGCTCGGGCTCTTGCAGGGCGGGGTCGAGCTACTCCGGCGCTGGCGCCCCGTGATCGTCTTCGAGTCGGGAATCGGCGGCGCGGACTACTTCGAGGCCCGGCCCGAGGCGATCTACGATCTGCTCGCGGACGCGATCGGACTCAAGGTGTCGCTCCTCGGGGATTGGCTGGAAGGAAAAGGGCCGCTGTCGCGGGGTGGCTTCACGGATCAGTTCGACGAGGGGCGGAACTACTACTTCGTGGCGGGTCCCTAG